A portion of the Krasilnikovia cinnamomea genome contains these proteins:
- a CDS encoding CBS domain-containing protein gives MTTAREIMTPDVTCIGERETLADAGRKMADLDVGSLPICGEDNRLKGMLTDRDIVTKAVAQHRNPEEMTAGELAQGKPVTIGADDDVAEVLRTMASHKVRRLPVIDGHQLVGIVAVADVARALPDRPVGDLIDTLSR, from the coding sequence ATGACGACCGCACGCGAGATCATGACACCCGACGTCACGTGCATCGGGGAGCGGGAGACCCTGGCCGACGCGGGCCGCAAGATGGCCGACCTCGACGTCGGTTCGCTGCCGATCTGCGGCGAGGACAACCGGCTCAAGGGCATGCTCACCGACCGCGACATCGTCACGAAGGCGGTCGCCCAGCACCGCAACCCCGAGGAGATGACCGCGGGCGAGCTGGCGCAGGGCAAGCCGGTCACCATCGGCGCCGACGACGACGTCGCCGAGGTGCTGCGCACGATGGCCAGTCACAAGGTGCGCCGGTTGCCGGTGATCGACGGCCACCAGCTCGTCGGCATCGTCGCGGTGGCCGATGTGGCCCGGGCCCTGCCGGACCGCCCGGTGGGCGACCTGATCGACACCCTCAGCAGGTAG
- a CDS encoding DUF6582 domain-containing protein → MATRRTRPQELDAEHRNALPDTRFAFPRVRKEPLTDAAHVRNAIARFDQVRDVTDRERDEAFRRIQRAARKFGVQMTESRWQELGKPSATRKSSDKPRTPTRAELAASPRAQRSKAELYAEARRREVKGRSTMTKDALLRALQSG, encoded by the coding sequence ATGGCTACCAGGAGAACGCGTCCACAGGAGCTGGACGCCGAGCACCGTAACGCGTTGCCGGACACCAGGTTCGCCTTCCCCCGGGTGCGCAAGGAGCCGTTGACCGACGCCGCGCACGTACGCAACGCCATCGCCCGCTTCGATCAGGTGCGTGATGTCACCGACCGGGAGCGCGACGAGGCGTTCCGGCGGATCCAGCGGGCCGCGCGCAAGTTCGGTGTGCAGATGACGGAAAGCCGGTGGCAGGAGCTGGGCAAGCCGTCGGCGACCAGGAAGTCGTCCGACAAACCCCGGACACCCACCAGGGCCGAGCTCGCCGCGTCACCGCGAGCCCAGCGCTCGAAGGCCGAGTTGTACGCCGAGGCCCGCCGCCGCGAGGTGAAGGGCCGTTCCACGATGACCAAGGACGCGCTGCTGCGCGCCCTGCAGAGCGGCTGA
- a CDS encoding PP2C family protein-serine/threonine phosphatase, translating to MGQGLRDDERLRRLEAVTDATLSRLEVSDMLDELLERVRDLLNTDTATILLVDPHSQQLVATAAKGLEEEVRQGVRIPIGRGFAGRIAQTRQPALLAELTRDDVFNPILIEKGLRSLLGVPIFVGGEVIGVLHVGTMSHREFTDEDLSLLQLAADRAAVAGQIRSRKVEQTAALALQRSLIPPTLPRIDGLALAARYVPGHEFGIGGDWYDVFALPSGWLGVVIGDVAGHGLASAVVMGRVRSALRAYSLLTCDPGEVLTMLDRKVRHFEAGSLTTACYVMISPDRGTLLLSTAGHVLPVLAAPDGPTTLIDAPVDPPLGVGRTDGGRHTTSLELPPGGLLVCYTDGLVERRGEVIDVGLNALVDVVKADDPESVCRTIMNVIGLTKPTDDIALLAIRRDPDDA from the coding sequence GTGGGACAGGGATTACGCGACGACGAGCGGCTGCGTCGCCTTGAGGCGGTCACGGACGCCACCCTGTCGCGCCTCGAGGTCTCCGACATGCTCGACGAGCTACTCGAACGCGTCCGCGACCTGCTGAACACCGACACCGCCACGATCCTGCTGGTCGACCCCCACTCCCAGCAGCTGGTCGCCACCGCGGCCAAGGGCCTGGAGGAGGAGGTACGCCAGGGCGTACGGATCCCCATCGGGCGGGGCTTCGCGGGCCGGATCGCCCAGACCCGCCAGCCCGCGCTGCTGGCCGAGCTGACCAGGGACGACGTCTTCAACCCGATACTGATCGAGAAGGGCCTGCGGTCGTTGCTCGGCGTGCCGATCTTCGTCGGCGGCGAGGTCATCGGGGTGCTGCACGTCGGCACCATGAGTCACCGGGAGTTCACCGACGAGGACCTCAGCCTGCTGCAACTGGCCGCCGACCGCGCCGCGGTGGCCGGGCAGATCCGCAGCCGCAAGGTCGAGCAGACCGCCGCGCTGGCGCTGCAACGCAGCCTGATCCCGCCGACGCTGCCCCGGATCGACGGGTTGGCGCTGGCCGCCCGGTACGTGCCCGGCCACGAGTTCGGCATCGGCGGCGACTGGTACGACGTCTTCGCGCTCCCGTCCGGCTGGCTCGGCGTGGTCATCGGCGACGTCGCCGGTCACGGCCTCGCCTCGGCGGTCGTGATGGGCCGGGTCCGCAGCGCGCTGCGGGCGTACAGCCTGCTCACCTGCGACCCGGGTGAGGTGTTGACCATGCTCGACCGCAAGGTCCGCCACTTCGAGGCCGGCAGCCTCACCACCGCCTGCTACGTGATGATCTCCCCGGACCGGGGGACGCTGCTGCTCTCCACCGCCGGGCACGTGCTGCCGGTGCTGGCGGCGCCGGACGGGCCCACCACCCTGATCGACGCCCCGGTCGACCCGCCGCTCGGGGTGGGCCGGACCGACGGCGGCCGGCACACGACCAGCCTGGAGCTGCCGCCCGGAGGCCTGCTGGTGTGCTACACCGACGGTCTCGTGGAGCGCCGGGGCGAGGTCATCGACGTCGGCCTGAACGCGCTCGTCGACGTGGTCAAGGCGGACGATCCGGAATCGGTCTGCCGCACCATCATGAACGTCATCGGGCTGACGAAGCCGACCGATGACATCGCCCTCCTGGCCATCCGGCGCGATCCCGACGACGCGTGA
- a CDS encoding MbtH family protein, whose translation MSNPFDAADGSFLVLVNDEQQHSLWPAFAPVPAGWRQVAGPDTRQACLDFVEKNWTDLRPLSLRAG comes from the coding sequence ATGAGCAACCCGTTCGACGCCGCTGACGGTTCGTTCCTCGTCCTGGTCAACGACGAGCAGCAGCACAGCCTGTGGCCGGCGTTCGCGCCGGTGCCCGCCGGCTGGCGTCAGGTCGCCGGCCCGGACACCCGCCAGGCCTGCCTCGACTTCGTCGAGAAGAACTGGACCGACCTGCGCCCGCTGTCGCTGCGGGCCGGGTGA
- a CDS encoding catalase, translated as MDPRKPVEAVKEAVQHAAAKLTDAATPRVPGAPGSGTPALAEPTEPAEPLPPKPEQGTPEPRTPTGAVPGCPAAAFAQQGAYLTTAQGARLRDTDHSLKAGARGPILLQDHHFREKITHFDHERIPERVVHARGAGAHGVFTAYGTAEAITRAGFLKKGRETPVFVRFSTVLGSRGSADTVRDTRGFATKFYTDEGTFDLVGNNIPVFFIQDAIKFPDVIHAAKPHPDREIPQAQSAHDTFWDFVSLHTEAQHHTMWNMSDRGIPRSYRTMEGFGVHTFRLVNDAGATVLVKFHWKPRLGVHSLLWEEAQLISGVDPDFHRRDLYDAIEAGAYPEWELGLQVFPDTPEETFAGIDLLDPTKIVPEELAEVQRVGKLVLNRTPSNFFAESEQVAFHLGNLPPGIDVTNDPLLQGRLFSYLDTQLTRLAGPNFPQIPINRPHAGVNDMLRDGFHQHAVHAGVAPYRPNSLDGGNPFEAGDDENAFVDVPVRVAEAPKIRANPVSFADHFSQTRLFWQSMTPVEQEHIVHAYTFELGKCYEQAIKERQVQCLADIDPVLCERVATGLGLPVPKPTTPLAEVVPSPALSQVGAQWPAEGRIVGIVVGPDADLPGVTAVREAAFGAGLVPLVIAPHGGQLGDLTVQRTFDTARSVEFDALLLAAAPAPAPGAVRDAKAGTADPAPIDPRVLRLAEEAWRHAKAIGAWGDGTAVLRAAGIAGTPGVISAYAGPDTFAAVQELLATHRVWQRFASV; from the coding sequence ATGGATCCCCGCAAGCCCGTCGAGGCGGTCAAGGAAGCCGTGCAGCACGCCGCCGCCAAGCTCACCGACGCCGCCACGCCCCGAGTGCCCGGAGCGCCCGGCAGCGGCACCCCGGCGCTGGCGGAGCCGACCGAGCCGGCCGAGCCGCTGCCGCCCAAGCCGGAGCAGGGCACCCCGGAGCCGCGCACTCCCACGGGCGCGGTCCCCGGCTGCCCGGCCGCCGCGTTCGCCCAGCAGGGCGCCTACCTGACCACCGCCCAGGGGGCCCGGCTGCGCGACACCGACCACTCGCTCAAGGCCGGGGCGCGCGGGCCGATCCTCCTGCAGGACCACCACTTCCGCGAGAAAATCACCCACTTCGACCACGAGCGGATCCCCGAGCGGGTGGTGCACGCCCGGGGCGCCGGGGCCCACGGGGTGTTCACCGCGTACGGCACCGCCGAGGCGATCACCCGGGCCGGGTTCCTCAAGAAGGGGCGCGAGACACCGGTCTTCGTGCGCTTCTCCACGGTGCTGGGTTCGCGGGGCTCGGCCGACACCGTGCGCGACACCCGCGGCTTCGCCACGAAGTTCTACACCGACGAGGGCACCTTCGACCTGGTCGGCAACAACATCCCGGTGTTCTTCATCCAGGACGCGATCAAGTTCCCGGACGTCATCCACGCCGCCAAGCCGCACCCGGATCGGGAGATCCCGCAGGCGCAGAGCGCCCACGACACGTTCTGGGACTTCGTCTCCCTGCACACCGAGGCGCAGCACCACACCATGTGGAACATGTCCGACCGGGGCATCCCCCGCTCGTACCGGACCATGGAGGGGTTCGGGGTGCACACGTTCCGGCTGGTCAACGACGCCGGTGCGACGGTGCTCGTGAAGTTCCACTGGAAGCCCAGGCTGGGCGTGCACTCGCTGCTGTGGGAGGAGGCCCAGCTGATCAGCGGGGTCGACCCCGACTTCCACCGCCGCGATCTGTACGACGCCATCGAGGCCGGCGCGTACCCGGAGTGGGAACTGGGGCTGCAGGTGTTCCCCGACACGCCCGAGGAGACGTTCGCGGGCATCGACCTGCTCGATCCGACCAAGATCGTGCCCGAGGAGCTGGCCGAGGTGCAACGCGTCGGCAAGCTGGTACTCAACCGCACGCCGAGCAACTTCTTCGCCGAGTCGGAGCAGGTGGCGTTCCACCTGGGCAACCTGCCGCCCGGCATCGACGTGACCAACGACCCGCTGCTGCAGGGCCGCCTCTTCTCCTACCTGGACACCCAGCTGACCCGGCTGGCCGGACCGAACTTCCCGCAGATCCCGATCAACCGCCCGCACGCCGGAGTCAACGACATGCTGCGCGACGGCTTCCACCAGCACGCCGTGCACGCGGGCGTGGCGCCGTACCGGCCGAACTCGCTGGACGGCGGCAACCCGTTCGAGGCCGGCGACGACGAGAACGCGTTCGTGGACGTGCCCGTGCGGGTCGCCGAGGCGCCGAAGATCCGGGCGAACCCGGTGTCCTTCGCCGACCACTTCAGCCAGACCCGCCTCTTCTGGCAGAGCATGACGCCGGTCGAGCAGGAGCACATCGTGCACGCGTACACATTCGAACTGGGCAAGTGCTACGAGCAGGCCATCAAGGAGCGGCAGGTCCAGTGCCTGGCCGACATCGACCCGGTGTTGTGCGAGCGGGTGGCGACCGGCCTGGGCCTGCCCGTACCGAAGCCGACGACGCCGCTGGCCGAGGTGGTGCCCAGCCCGGCGCTGTCGCAGGTGGGTGCGCAGTGGCCGGCCGAGGGCCGGATCGTCGGCATCGTCGTCGGCCCCGACGCCGACCTGCCCGGGGTGACCGCGGTGCGGGAGGCCGCCTTCGGTGCCGGGCTGGTCCCGCTGGTGATCGCGCCGCACGGCGGGCAGCTGGGTGACCTGACCGTGCAGCGCACGTTCGACACGGCCCGGTCGGTGGAGTTCGACGCGCTGCTGCTGGCCGCCGCGCCCGCCCCGGCGCCCGGCGCGGTCCGCGACGCCAAGGCGGGCACCGCGGACCCGGCGCCGATCGACCCACGGGTGCTGCGCCTGGCCGAGGAGGCGTGGCGGCACGCCAAGGCGATCGGCGCGTGGGGCGACGGCACCGCCGTCCTGCGGGCGGCGGGCATCGCCGGCACGCCCGGCGTGATCTCCGCCTACGCCGGCCCGGACACCTTCGCGGCGGTCCAGGAACTGCTGGCCACCCACCGGGTGTGGCAGCGCTTCGCGAGCGTCTGA
- a CDS encoding SDR family oxidoreductase, producing the protein MPGRTARTVVITGASGGIGRATARRLAARGDRLVLLARGETGLAAAADEVTRAGGTALPIAVDVADAGAVEAAAARAEGELGPIDVWINNAFTSVFAPFTRIGPAEFRRVTEVAYLGFVYGTRAALDRMLPRDRGTIVQVGSALAYRGIPLQTAYCGAKHAIQGFTEALRCELLHEHSRVRVTMVQMPALNTPQFGWVRSRLPHRAQPVPPIFQPEVAARAIEYASDHPRRREYWVGGSTVATLLANAVAPGLLDRYLARTGYASQQTGQPHDPEYPGNLWKPADQDVDHGAHGAFDRRAHRRTAQLWASQHHGLLALGGAAALAGAAAALGRGRRRG; encoded by the coding sequence ATGCCGGGGCGCACCGCCCGTACCGTCGTGATCACGGGGGCCAGCGGCGGCATCGGCCGCGCCACCGCCCGGCGGCTGGCCGCCCGCGGCGACCGGCTGGTCCTGCTGGCCCGGGGCGAGACCGGACTGGCGGCCGCGGCGGACGAGGTCACCCGGGCGGGCGGCACCGCCCTGCCGATCGCCGTCGACGTCGCCGACGCCGGGGCGGTCGAGGCGGCGGCCGCGCGGGCGGAGGGCGAGCTCGGCCCGATCGACGTGTGGATCAACAACGCGTTCACCTCGGTGTTCGCGCCCTTCACCCGGATCGGCCCGGCGGAGTTCCGGCGCGTCACCGAGGTCGCCTACCTGGGCTTCGTGTACGGCACGCGGGCCGCGCTGGACCGGATGCTGCCCCGCGACCGGGGCACCATCGTCCAGGTCGGCTCGGCGCTGGCATACCGGGGCATTCCCCTGCAGACCGCGTACTGCGGCGCCAAGCACGCCATCCAGGGCTTCACCGAGGCGCTGCGCTGCGAGCTGCTGCACGAGCACAGCCGGGTACGGGTGACCATGGTGCAGATGCCCGCGCTGAACACCCCGCAGTTCGGCTGGGTCCGCTCCCGGCTGCCGCACCGCGCCCAGCCGGTGCCGCCGATCTTCCAGCCCGAGGTGGCCGCCCGGGCGATCGAGTACGCCTCCGACCACCCCCGGCGCCGCGAGTACTGGGTGGGCGGGTCGACCGTCGCCACCCTGCTGGCCAACGCCGTGGCCCCCGGGCTGCTGGACCGCTACCTGGCCCGCACCGGCTACGCCTCCCAGCAGACCGGTCAGCCGCACGACCCGGAATACCCCGGAAACCTGTGGAAGCCCGCCGACCAGGACGTCGACCACGGCGCGCACGGGGCATTCGACCGGCGGGCGCACCGGCGTACCGCTCAGTTGTGGGCCTCCCAGCACCACGGCCTGCTGGCGCTCGGCGGCGCGGCCGCCCTGGCCGGGGCCGCCGCCGCGCTCGGCCGGGGCCGGCGTCGCGGCTGA
- a CDS encoding Rieske 2Fe-2S domain-containing protein → MQTLTRLQEARSLDPVSDKLQAAVTKVVRPQRLRDLLQGIWLGHPLHPALVQVPIGAFLSAAVLDLMPGRRRAATTLIAVGTGSVAPAVAAGLLDWSQMTPDRRRVGLVHAAANTVAVGLYAASLVARLNGRDGRGRLLGFAGLSAAGLGAFLGGHLSFAQGAGTNQAVPELARVPADWTAVGSLASLPDRKPTVRTVGDVPVLLYRTGDRVCALIERCGHETGPLGEGDIVGEGPDACVVCPWHGSTFRLADGAVVHGPAASDQPTLPTRVRDGMVELRQP, encoded by the coding sequence ATGCAGACGCTCACCAGGCTCCAGGAAGCCCGCTCGCTCGACCCGGTCAGCGACAAGTTGCAGGCGGCCGTCACCAAGGTGGTCCGGCCGCAGCGGCTGCGTGACCTGCTGCAGGGCATCTGGCTCGGCCATCCCCTGCACCCGGCGCTGGTGCAGGTGCCGATCGGCGCGTTCCTGTCGGCGGCCGTGCTCGACCTGATGCCCGGCCGCCGCCGGGCGGCGACCACCCTGATCGCGGTCGGCACCGGCTCGGTGGCGCCCGCGGTCGCCGCCGGCCTGCTCGACTGGTCCCAGATGACGCCGGACCGGCGCCGGGTGGGGCTGGTGCATGCCGCCGCCAACACGGTCGCGGTGGGCCTGTACGCCGCGTCGCTGGTCGCGCGCCTGAACGGCCGCGACGGCCGGGGCCGGCTGCTGGGTTTCGCCGGTCTGTCGGCGGCGGGACTCGGCGCGTTCCTCGGCGGCCACCTGTCGTTCGCGCAGGGTGCCGGCACCAACCAGGCCGTGCCGGAGCTGGCGCGGGTCCCGGCGGACTGGACGGCGGTGGGCTCCCTGGCGTCCCTGCCCGACCGCAAACCCACCGTACGGACCGTCGGCGACGTGCCGGTCCTGCTGTACCGGACCGGTGACCGGGTCTGCGCCCTGATCGAACGGTGCGGGCACGAGACCGGCCCGCTCGGTGAGGGCGACATCGTGGGCGAGGGGCCCGACGCCTGCGTGGTCTGCCCCTGGCACGGCAGCACGTTCCGGCTGGCGGACGGCGCGGTGGTGCACGGCCCCGCCGCCAGCGATCAGCCCACCCTGCCCACCCGGGTCCGCGACGGCATGGTGGAACTGCGCCAGCCCTGA